From Echinicola jeungdonensis, the proteins below share one genomic window:
- a CDS encoding murein hydrolase activator EnvC family protein — translation MKINQYLFLLVLVLYQLGTIDNPLYAQTKRSRAELEKEKAEVLKRLEEFDKILEKTAARKKNTISELNVVNRQLETRANYINTLNNEVLLLNQEIKDTQNLIQSLKEDLEELKEEYAQMIYTSSKLNSGVTVLSFIFSSSTFKQFYMRLKYLKQYSDARKKQVDQINKVSADLEKQNNQLEKQKSDKQLALEREQEQKKELASLKQEQQQIVNNLSQKEEEIRKDIKKTKKQQEELNRLIRKVIEEEIRLAEAEAKKANSRATKSAGTNVPLTPESAALSNSFAENKGNMPWPVASGFISRRFGTHPHPTLRGITETNDGVDIQTNPDETVRAVFSGTVTKISTVPGMGGTIIIRHGEYYTMYSRLRTISVKSGQKVAAREKIGEVSTGNDGTSEVHFQTWKGLKVMNPTIWLSSN, via the coding sequence ATGAAGATTAATCAATACCTCTTTTTATTGGTTTTGGTGTTGTACCAATTGGGTACAATTGACAATCCATTGTATGCCCAAACCAAAAGGAGTCGTGCCGAATTGGAAAAGGAAAAAGCCGAGGTACTTAAAAGGCTGGAGGAATTTGACAAAATCCTGGAAAAAACGGCCGCCCGCAAAAAAAACACCATCAGTGAACTGAATGTAGTCAATCGCCAACTGGAAACCAGGGCGAATTATATCAACACTTTGAACAATGAAGTCCTGCTGTTAAACCAGGAAATCAAGGATACCCAAAACCTGATCCAATCCCTGAAAGAGGACCTCGAGGAGTTAAAGGAAGAATATGCACAGATGATCTATACTTCTTCCAAACTTAACAGCGGGGTCACTGTTTTAAGTTTTATATTCAGCTCTTCTACATTTAAGCAGTTTTATATGAGGTTGAAATACCTCAAGCAATATAGTGATGCCCGGAAAAAGCAGGTTGACCAGATCAATAAAGTGAGTGCAGACCTGGAAAAACAAAACAACCAATTAGAAAAACAGAAATCGGACAAGCAACTTGCCCTGGAAAGGGAACAGGAACAAAAGAAAGAGTTGGCCAGCCTAAAGCAAGAACAACAACAAATTGTAAATAATCTGAGCCAAAAAGAAGAAGAAATCCGAAAGGACATAAAAAAAACCAAAAAACAACAGGAAGAATTAAACCGGTTGATTCGGAAAGTTATCGAAGAGGAGATCCGCTTGGCTGAAGCAGAAGCAAAAAAAGCCAACAGCAGGGCAACCAAATCGGCCGGAACCAACGTACCACTAACTCCTGAAAGTGCAGCTCTTTCCAATTCTTTCGCTGAAAACAAGGGGAATATGCCATGGCCAGTTGCCAGTGGGTTTATTTCCAGGAGATTTGGCACCCACCCTCACCCCACCCTCAGAGGCATTACCGAAACCAATGATGGGGTAGATATCCAGACCAACCCGGATGAAACCGTCAGGGCGGTATTTAGTGGAACGGTCACCAAAATCTCTACGGTCCCCGGCATGGGAGGAACCATTATCATCCGACATGGGGAATATTACACCATGTACAGCCGGCTTAGGACCATTTCGGTTAAGTCCGGACAAAAGGTGGCAGCAAGGGAAAAAATAGGTGAAGTATCCACAGGAAATGATGGTACATCAGAAGTTCATTTCCAGACCTGGAAGGGACTAAAAGT
- a CDS encoding DUF4292 domain-containing protein produces MNKRFFWSVIPVVLLLLASCAKRPNLYSSDGVMEEFSPNYFDFSYLSAKARIVLEEDGGKTTRGTLNLRAKKDSIIWFSLSPGLGIEAARGVITQESIRVKDRLNGKEIDLTFEQFQNQYGLRLSLPLFQNILFANVPNQLSFRDRLIRVGKTFTLTQRRDDILYESVIGAQHGKVMELETSSPYHKGKLTANYPTFEKVNEQPFAHRILLTMLMDQSSGQKSTLVNIEVNKVDLEEGPMSFPYNF; encoded by the coding sequence ATGAATAAGCGTTTTTTTTGGAGTGTAATTCCTGTGGTTTTGCTTTTATTGGCAAGTTGTGCCAAACGACCTAACCTATATAGCTCAGATGGGGTAATGGAGGAATTTTCTCCCAATTATTTTGACTTCAGCTACCTAAGTGCCAAAGCTAGAATTGTACTGGAAGAGGATGGTGGAAAAACCACTCGGGGAACCCTTAATCTAAGGGCCAAAAAGGACAGCATTATTTGGTTTAGCCTTAGCCCGGGCTTGGGCATTGAGGCAGCTAGAGGAGTGATCACCCAGGAATCCATCCGTGTAAAAGACCGTCTCAATGGGAAAGAGATAGACCTTACCTTCGAGCAATTTCAAAACCAATATGGCTTAAGGCTTTCCCTGCCTTTGTTCCAAAATATCCTTTTTGCCAATGTCCCTAACCAACTCAGTTTCAGGGACAGGCTGATCCGGGTAGGAAAAACATTTACCCTGACCCAAAGGCGGGATGATATCCTTTATGAATCCGTTATTGGGGCCCAGCATGGAAAAGTCATGGAGCTTGAAACCTCCTCCCCATACCATAAAGGCAAGCTGACCGCCAATTACCCGACCTTTGAAAAGGTCAATGAGCAACCCTTTGCTCACAGGATATTGCTAACTATGCTCATGGATCAATCTTCAGGGCAAAAATCCACCTTGGTGAATATTGAGGTAAACAAGGTGGATTTGGAAGAAGGCCCCATGTCATTCCCTTATAATTTTTAA